A genome region from Carassius gibelio isolate Cgi1373 ecotype wild population from Czech Republic chromosome A23, carGib1.2-hapl.c, whole genome shotgun sequence includes the following:
- the LOC127944651 gene encoding RING finger protein 150 yields the protein MALSVIQTCRSLALSTWLLSFCFVHLLCLDFTVAEKEEWYTAFVNITYVDPDTAEVRTEKTECGRYGEHSLKREARGVLAMPVAPQDKNACDPNSRFTPRGHGAWIALISRGNCTYKEKIRNAVGKNASAVVIFNVGSSNPNETVTMPDTGSGDVVSIMIPEPKGRELVLLMERNITVLMHITIGTRNLQKYVSRTSVVFVSISFIILMIISLAWLVFYYIQRFRYANARDRNQRRLGDAAKKAISQLQVRSIRKGDQETESDFDNCAVCIEGYKPNDVVRILPCRHLFHKSCVDPWLVDHRTCPMCKMNILKALGLTSSAECLNELPLDYELAVGGVALNAMVMSDDVMAGDVVGGRDPGVRMVGLPQVLLDSEPLSQDTLPTEQSELQLIASSSSEVSLVMGAGHSDIDTPTDDPKC from the exons CACGGCGTTCGTCAACATCACGTACGTGGATCCGGACACGGCCGAGGTCCGCACCGAGAAGACGGAGTGCGGGCGTTACGGGGAGCACTCGCTCAAGCGCGAGGCCAGAGGCGTGCTGGCGATGCCCGTCGCGCCGCAGGACAAGAACGCGTGCGATCCCAACAGCAGATTCACGCCGCGCGGACACGGCGCGTGGATCGCGCTCATCAGCCGCGGAAACTGCACGTACAAAGAAAAAATCCGAAACGCCGTGGGAAAAAACGCGTCAGCTGTGGTCATATTCAACGTGGGATCCTCGAACCCCAATGAGACCGTCACCATGCCAGATACAG GCTCCGGTGACGTGGTGTCCATCATGATCCCCGAACCCAAGGGTCGTGAGCTGGTTCTTCTGATGGAGAGGAACATCACTGTTCTCATGCACATCACCATCGGGACACGCAACCTCCAGAAATACGTCAGCCGCACCTCCGTGGTCTTCGTCTCCATCTCCTTCATCATCCTCATGATCATCTCGCTGGCCTGGCTCGTCTTCTACTACATCCAGCGCTTCAGATACGCCAACGCCAGAGACCGCAACCAG AGGAGGCTGGGAGACGCCGCCAAAAAAGCCATCAGTCAGTTACAAGTGCGGAGCATCAGGAAAGGCGATCAG gAAACGGAGAGTGATTTCGATAACTGTGCCGTGTGTATCGAGGGCTATAAACCAAATGATGTGGTGAGGATCTTACCTTGCAG GCATCTGTTTCATAAGAGCTGCGTCGACCCGTGGCTGGTGGACCATCGCACCTGTCCCATGTGTAAAATGAACATCCTCAAAGCTCTCGGCCTCACG TCGAGTGCCGAGTGTCTGAATGAACTTCCTCTGGACTACGAGCTCGCCGTGGGGGGCGTGGCTCTCAACGCCATGGTGATGAGCGATGATGTCATGGCCGGTGATGTCGTCGGGGGGCGTGACCCCGGCGTGAGGATGGTGGGTCTCCCTCAGGTCCTCCTGGACTCTGAGCCGCTGTCCCAGGACACCTTGCCAACCGAACAGA GTGAGTTACAGCTGATCGCCAGCAGCAGTTCAGAGGTGTCGCTTGTGATGGGGGCGGGGCATTCGGACATTGACACGCCCACTGATGACCCAAAGTGCTGA